The DNA segment CGTCACCTCTTGGTGCACCACTAACAACGGCTTCTTCTTCTATTCCCTACCACGCTGTACTTGAATATAATATTGTCATAAGTGGTAGTACCCTTATTTAATATGCAGTCCCCAAATTtataatatacattatctctgcaaaaaaatgctgaaaaattcaattcaattacattaaattacttttaatataaagtatgcagaagcaaaaataaaagtaaaacactatcatcaaaacattatgaaaatatttcctgATTATTTTCAGTGGATCATTTAATCAGCAGTGACTATCGCCTTATAAAGGCCTGAGGTACATAAAGAAGCAATCTTCTCTCTCCAGGTGAGAGACCCGAGCCAGGAAGCCTGCGGTCGTCTCACTTTCCTTAAAGAGTGTAAGACCATAAAAGGCCTTCCACAAACCGCCGTGTGCAACCTGAACATCACACTTCCAGCAGTGAAAAAGGTAAGGTAGCGTTGAACTCACCATTCTCTGTTGTCACCTCCATAACCATTGTCATGGTTAGGGTAGTTTCGGCCCCAATAACAGTGatagaagaaagacagagaaagacttTGGCCAAACTGCCGCCACTGtgtcttttatctgtttaaaGCTTTTCTCTATGTATATCGGTTATCTATGCAGTGGATTCTTTGTTCATTGGCTGTTTCATTATGTTCCTACCTATCTTTTGATTTGGATGACATGCTTTTGGCTGAGGGCTTTTGTGCTGAAGGCTTTTTTTGATTATCAGGCTGGCTTTTCGTGGCTTCAGTttgctgtttttgctgctgAGTGTTGGCGCtttatacttttttctttctttttttttggttattgtttgtttggtctgtgttttgtttttttttgtttttttcatttgctgagTTTGCTAAAGTGGCTTCTCTTCTCAGTTGGAGCTTCTGTCACTCACTCCTTTTTCACACCCTGATGTTTCTTTTCCCCCTGCTTTCCATGTTATGTTACTCCCCCCTCCGTTTCTGCAATGCATCTTGGGAACCAGGAAATGGAGTCAGATGCCGAGGATGAGGTAAACCACACCCTCCCCACCATGTGCTCTGCGCTAGATCTATAGTGGCCCTGCTCTGCTCATCATAGCCTTCTTTCCGCTTCTACAAGGGCAATAAAAGCTTTCCTTGTTCAAAGCAACCTTTAGCTGCTCAGTTTTGCATGACATGACATTGTAGATATGAAAACATATCTGTTTTATCCTTATCCTTTGCGCTCTACAGTATGTGATATAAGTGGCTTTGGAGTTTAGATATACTTACATTGTTCTTTAGTCAAgatttaactttattaacattaGCTTAAATTGATTATAAGTACTTATAAGGTAGAGTTTGTAGCCTTATCATGACTAACTCAAGCTAATGTGCTTAGCTTGGCAACACCTATTGTAAGCACTTAACTAAAGATTGCAGTGCAGTGATACTCCTTAAAGAAGAATTTGCTGCCATTTTATACAACTGTTTAAAATGGGCTTTGTTCTTATGTTAATACCAACTAATGCGGACTATTGGGTTTGCTTTAATTTGACATTATAAGGTCCAAATGTTGCTCATTTGGCAGCACTATACACTGTAGGGTGACCTAGAACTGATAggattttgtgttgtttactATTGTTGCAGACTGAAAAGCCAGAGCGACGTCATACCTTTGCATCCCTAGCCTTACGTAAGCGCTACAGCTATCTGGCCGAGCCTGCACTGAgtgagtttgacattttcactaACAAAACCCTTTGATGAATAATAACAATGCAAATTTTCGTGGATAAGTTAGTTTACAGCATTAACAGTTTTAATTAACCTGTAAGATGCGTTATCAATATGTAGATAGATGTGACTTACTTACTGTAATAAATGCATATTTCTCATCCTACATAACTTGCACTGTCCACATGCTTGATAACAACATGGTACATATTTTTGCATGGGTCAATGAGTGGTTTTTAAGTTTTCGTGCTGTGCTTGCTCACGTTGTGAGTTGTACTTTTTCTGGGTTTGTTTCCACTGCTGAGTTGTAGATGTCAAAATGCAGCAACATCAAAAATTTTTCTATGACTTCCCAACACAATGTGAATTGGCATTTTGGAAGGAGGTCAAAgtaaaattttatttgtttttcatttgtccCTTCTGAGTTTAAAGCTGTTTTTGGCTTTGTGATGATGTAGCAGCTTTTTTTGTGGGACAAAAATGCATGGTAGGAGGTCTTGAGTTTGAGCTCTTTCAGGtgtgtcttttcagttttttctcactctctgcttGTCACCACTTCTTGTCGACCTTGCATGACAAAATGGGAAAcacattttgtcatattttgttCGTTATGTAATAAACGGAAAATGGAAACTTCTGCAGCCCATGGCTCTATTGTATCATAGTGTCTTTGGGGAATCTGTCATTATGTAATTTTTGGACCAAACAGATAAAAGGCACTTTAAAAAGCGGATTGAAATTAGAGCCAGAATCCATACAATGTTTTAGAACATCTAAAGTCCAAAGAGAGAAGTTGTTTTGTGTTACTCCTGGAGCATTTGTCTCGccatttttctgttgtcagtTATTAGTCTACGCCATTGTCTCTGAAATTTTACTTTGCTGCTGAATGTGCTTCATTCAGTTTATTCATtacattgttgttgctgttgttgttctttgtGTCATCTTCCAGTCTTGAATCACACGGAAACACAATTGTTTCTTTTCATCCATCTTCAGACAATATTCAAATATCTTATCTCAGCACTTCgtaaaactgctgttttcctTCTTTGATACCAGGACTGCGTCACTGACcaactcttcctcctctgatctcttttctttcacatttttttttcttcctttcccttCCCCAACATAATTTTCTGTTACCTTTACTACTCCACATTCTTTGGATTATTTTTCCCATTCCTTCTTCACCATTATTTCTACAAATTCATCTGAAGAAACAGCAGTTGAGCGAAGCACAGCAGCAAGAACACTGCCTGCTGGTTACCCTCACAAACCTGTCTTTCCAACCAGACCTTACCCACCATGGTCGACTGCTCCTATTACCGTCCCTGGCCAAACAAGGCCAGGAGTGGGGGGTTCCGTCGCCTCTACCGATTCACCGGCAGGCTCACCAGCTGCTTCTCCATTGAAATCTACCTGGCCCCTCTCCTCCCCGTCACCTGCATGCCCTGCAACTATCAAAGCCACCCTTGGAGCTCCACCACCAGTACCTACCCTGTCATCCCCAGTTAAATCAATTAGCGACATAGTGTCCTCATCCCCCATCAGGTCTTACAGGACTATGCCTTCACCCATTAAAACCGTTGTCCAGCAGGGTCAATACCCTGTCCAGGCATCTGCCAGCCTTGTGTCCTCTGGAAGCCCATGTAAACCTGCCACAGATCCAGCATCCATCAAGAACCTTGCTTCGGCATACACATCAAGGACTTCCCCACTTCACTCAATATCCAATGGTCCTGTGCCAGAGAGGTCATCAGCTCCTATTACTGCTCCTGCATCGCCAAAGACACCTTACAACATGTACAATGCTAATCTGCCTTTTAAAACTGCCCTTGGGTCCACAGTTGTGACAGATGCAGTGGCACCTAACCTTCCTTCTGGTAAAAGCATATCCAGCCTGTCCTCTTTGAAAACCTCTGTAGATTCAACACTCTCATCCCGAGGAGGGAGAACATCCCTTTCGTCTCTCTCTTCAACTGGGCAGACAACCATTGCTTCCTCAGAACTGTCCATGATGAACGGATCAGTATCACCTGTCAAATATCCATCCTCTTCGTCCACGCCATCCTCCCCTTCTTCTCGTCTTATCTCTGAGAGGAGTAGCAGCCTTCAGGAGAGGATTCAGGCTACCACCCAAGCAGCAACATCTGGTGTTAGTGCAGCCATAAATGAAGCTATAGACTCATACTCAGTCTCAGGCTACGGCACTCTTAAAACACAGTCCTCCTCACGTAGATCTGCAACAGCAAGCTCTGCTTACGGTTCCATGAGATCTGTAGTTGCTTCCCCCAGTTCAGCAGTTTCATCTAATACGGTGACTGTACCTGTGTACTCATTAGTAAACGTCATCCCAGAGACCCCTGTCAAACCAGGGCCAGGGTCTCTCAAAATGGCATTGCCTGATTCCCCTCGTCCCTCATCCTCgtcatcttcctctctgtcttcctgtgttaccacatcaaaaataaattccCAATTGAAATCCCCCCCGTTCATCACACCACCTATTATCCACCCAACAGCAGCCTCCAACCAGGAAATACTAAAAGATGTAGCAGACATGAAAGAGGATCTGATCAGAATGTCAGCAAtcctacagacagacacacagacagcagccaaAACTGTCCAAACATCAAATACTGGCACTCCCAAAGAGACCAAGTTAGAGGATGAAGAGCCATTTACTCTAGttgagaaagtgaaagaagatTTAGTGAAAGTCAGTGAAATATTACAGAAAGATATCATGAGTGAAGGTAAGGCCATTGCAGGTAAAGAGAGACCCTCAGAGGATGAATGGGAGGAATTTTCCAAAGATGAGATTGAGGAGGCACAAAGAAGTACCCTCACAGACTATTACCCACTGTTTGATGAAAACACGCTCCTTCTCAAGCACCAATCCATGTCAAGCAAAGACCTAGAGTTAGCTAAAGTAGTAGACTTTTTAACAAATGACTTTGGTGCTAATTCTCTCTCCAAAATGACAGAGTTGAAATGTAAGTATGAGGAGGCGACAAAAAGGGAaggggaggaaaaacaaaaacgtgTTCTTAAACCATCTATGTCGATACAAGAGCACAAACTCAAAATGCCTCCACCAGTCTCAGGCATGCTCAGATCTCCCTCAGAGAAGGACCTAAGCAAACTTGCTGAGTCATATCAGGGGTCTGAGACTATTTTGGAATCACCTGAGGACCTGTCTCATGAGCAGGATAAAAGTCCCCTGTCAGACAGCGGGTTTGAGACCAGGAGTGAAAAGACACCCTCTGCTCCTCAGAGTGCAGAGAGCACAGGACCTAAGCCCTTATTCACAGATTCACCCATCCCTCCCTGTGTGACTGAGACCAGGACTGAAGTGGTCCACATTAGGAGCTATGAGCAGCCTGACGATCCTTGTGAGCCTCTCCTGATGGAGGAGGCAGCATCTGCCCCTCCTTCTATAGAGCCAGATCCAGCTTCAATAAGCTCTACCAAAGCCCTACAGATGAAAATGCCGGAAGAGGACTCCATGATGAACAAAAGTGTGTGTCTTAAAGAGGAAACTCATATCACCACTACCACTAGAATGGTGTATCACAAGCCACAACTGACTGATGGCGCAGAGATTAGAGAGGAGGGTATGTCGGTCAGTGATATCATGAAAGCTTTCCAGTCAGGTAGGGACCCATCTAAAGAACTGGCAGGCCTTTTTGAACACAAGGCTAGCCAGGATTCTGTCAAAGGTGATGAGCTGACTCCTAGATTTCTAGATAGAGACATTAAATCCAAACCTAAAGTCGAGAGGATAATTGAGGTTCATATCGAAAAGGGCCACAGCACAACAGAGCCAACTGAGGTTATTATCAGGGAAACCAAAAAACACCCTGAGCTTTATGTCTACAAGGGGGACCGTGGAATTAGGGAACTTACTGATTACGATGAGGCCcaacaggaagaagaggagctCACTGCTGAAGAATCCCTGCCCTCCTTCCTAGAAACATCTCGCGTTAACACCCCAGTGTCACAGGAGGAAGACAGTCGCCCAAGTTCTGCTCAATTGATGGCAGATGATTCATATAAAGCCCTGAAACTGTTGAGCCAGCACTCTATAGAGTACTGTGATGATGAGCTGTCAGAGATCAGAGGCGAGTCGTATAGGTTTGCTGAGAAAATGCTACTGTCAGAGAAACTTGATGTGTCTTCAATGTCTCACTCTGACACAGAGGATTCAGCAATGATGACTGACAAGAGCCGGCACCTAATTCATGAGGAGAATGGTAGCCGTGGCGCTGAGAGCATGAGTCAGCAGCAAGGAAGCCCCAAAAGAGAGTTTGTCTCCAAGTCATCAAAAGATGGGTCCCCTAAATCTGGTAAATTCTTGCACAGGGAGGAACCATCTCCGTTTGATAAAGTGACAGTGCTCCATTACTCCACAGATCAGGGCAGCCCCAAGCATGCTGTTTGGATGCGATTTACAGAGGATAAACATGACAGAAGCAGGGATAAGCTCCTTTATGAGGATAGGGTGGACCAAACTGTAAAGGAAGCTGAAGAAAAACTCTGTGAGGTATCTCAGTTCTTCCGTGACAAAACAGAGAAGCTCAATGATGAGTTGCAGTCCCCTGAGAAAAAGCCAATGAGACGAGAGGTAAAGGAACCCAGATCCTGGCCTAGCTCAGCATGCAGTAGCCCTGAGAAAACGCAGCAGAAATCTAAGGCAGGAGAAGAGGTGTTCAGTAAAAGCAAACTCAGGGAGCCTTCggttgttaaaatgtttgggAGCACCCcaacaactgaaaagaaaagctctAGCTTACCAAGCAGCCCCCAGAAGAGCGTTCTCTCTCATACCAGTGACgataaaattaaacaacaaactaAGACAAGTGAATCTGCACCCTCTTCTCCTGCTCATGTAAAATCAACATCGAAAGTCAGTGCTGTGAGGATGAAGTTTGAATCTGAGGCTCAGAAACAAAGTCAGTCTAGTCCAACCAAAGTTCCTCCTCCAGTGCAGCCAAAACCTTCAATAAAGAAATTACAGGAGAGCAAACTTCCCGTTTATCAGTTTTTTGCAGGAGGAAAAGCATCAAAAGTGTCTGAAGCATCAGAAGATGAAACCTTTAAAAAGGATGTTGAGCAGGATAAATGTGATGCCACAGACAGCAGTAAACCTGCTGTGATATCAACATCCAAAGCCCCAAAACATATAGGAGAAAAACTGCCGAACAAAAATATCCCAGAGGCCTCGTTGCGAAGACCAATTAGTGAAACTGAGAATGACAAAGCAACTGCTAAAGGGAAAGATGTCCATTCCAGTGTTACTCAGGAATTTAAAGAAAGCAATAAAGTCCAGAAAGTTCAGACATCTATTGTTCATGATGCTGTTAGATTACTAGAGAAAGAGAGTGATGCTAAAAAATAccaacaaattacaaaaagtgAGTCTGCTTCCAAAGAAGTAATAGCTGAGCTGCCCAAAAAAGATGGCGAGGAACCACTAAACAAAAATctcagaaaaaagacagaatctCAAATTCCTATAAGAACAGCATCCTCTACTTTAGATAATGACCtcacaaagaaacagacaatAATTAAACCTTCACAGATACCTACATTATCTAAAAGCAAAATACAGATGAGTCTTGAGACAACCCCagcaaaaacagatgaaaatctAACCTTTGAAATTCTAGATAATGCACCCAAAGACTCCAACTCCAATAATCTTCCTAGCCCTAGAGAAATGCTGGAAAATGTCATAAACCCTCCAGCTGCTACAACAACCAAAGAGAACTTCAAGGGCATCAAAACATTACCTGTTTATGTCGGTGTTCAGGtgggcaggcaggcagagagggaggccAAAGGAGCACTGTACACAGTCAAACAGAAATCAAACTCAGCAATCAGCCCCATAAGCCCAGATGATGACACACTAGAACAGGTGTCTTTCATAGACAGCTCAGGGAAAAGCCCCCTTACACCAGAGACCCCCAGCTCTGAGGAAGTCAGCTATGACCTCACAGTCAGGACACCTGATGGCTTTATGGGATTCATGCCAGGGAAACCCAGTCCCATCCTGGAGGTATCTGAGGAATCAGAGGAGGATGACCAAGGcaaagtttttttctcttttaaagaGGCCCTGCCAGAAAGGAAAACTGATATTCATGCCACCCAAGCAGACCTTGCTAATGCTAATAAGcaagaaacagaaatgaatgataACCTGCAGGAATTAACAAATAGATTCAATCAGCAAGTAACAACAGCCAATGGCGAGTATGAGGAAATTACAGGCCAGGAGCATCAAGAAGTTTCAAAAGACAAAGGTATCGCATATATTGAattccctccccctcctcctctggacTCAGCTTCAGAAATTTCAGACCCAGAAAGGAAAGGTTCCTGTGCCTCttcagagactgagacagaaatgATGGAAGTAAACTTACAGGAAGAACACGACAGGTATCTGCTGACTGAGCCAATTATACGAATCCAACCCCCTTCCCCGGTGCCTCCTGGGGAAGATGACAGTCAGTCAAACGGTGATgaaggagatgatgatgagtcaATCTTTCAACCAATTCCTTGCAAGAAATTTACTTTCAAAGTtcctgaggaggaagaggaaaagaagaaagataagGAAAAGGCGACTAAAtccaaaaaacatgacaaaaatggAAACAACAAAGAACTTAATGGTGGGACCAATGGCTCCAATGGTTCTTATGGCTCCAATGGCTCCAATGGTTCCAATGGTTCTAATGACAAAGGAGAGGACTATGAATAtgaacaaaatggaaatgatcAATCGATAACAGACTGTTCAATAGCCACAACAGCTGAATTTTCTCATGACACAGATGCAACGGAGATAGACTCCCTAGATGGATATGAACTtcaggatgaggatgatggcCTGTGTGAGCAGGCAGATTTACGGTTGTTTGGTCTTCCAGACAGCCGAAGAGATGTCTGGGCAACAGACACTTTTAGGTCCACTGACCGCTCTTTTCCCCAGACCAAACTTGAAGTTATTGAAGAGGAGAAAACCCCAGAAGAATGTCAAAAGGACACTTTCAAAAAAGATACCCCTTCAAATGGTGGTAAACCTGATGCTGTTAGTAAAGATGGGGTTACAAGTCAGGAACAAAAACCCTCAGATAAAGAGGGATTTTCAGACACTTACTTTAGTTATAAGTTAGAGGAGGAGTTTAACTCTCCCTTTAAGACTGTTGCCACTAAAGGGCTGGACTTTGACCCCTGGTCCAGTAAAGGTGGAGAAGAAGATATCGTTGACATGGGAGGGACACGGGGAAGCAATGGTGAGCCTAAGCCTTTTGGACTAGCAGTGGACGAACAGTCTCAGGCTACGACACCAGACACTACCCCAGCCCGAACACCAACAGACGATAGTACGCCGACAAGCGAGCCAAATCCATTCCCCTTCCATGAAGGGAAGATGTTTGAGATGACACGCAGTGGTGCGATTGACATGAGCAAGAGGGACATGGTGGAGGAGAGGCTCCAGTTTTTTCAGATTGGTGAGCATTACTACTCGGCGGGCAGGTACAGTGTCAGAGAATCAGAGGTAGACGCCTCCTCACAACACAGGGATCAGTTTAGTACTCAGGATCCCACAGATACCTCAATAGTTCCTCAAGTCTCCATTCAGACTACCACTGTCCAGTTAGAAATATCAAATATGGCTGGCAGTTACAGCACATGCAGAGACTCAACTTCTAACACTGAGCCTTCATTCTCCACTTTTAGAACAGGATTCAAGTTGTCATCTGATAAAACTTATGATGCATCAAATAACAGTTCTAAATGTAGAACAACAGGCACCTTTGATAATATAACCTCAGGATCAACTGTAGATAGTTCTTACTCTGTAACCTCAAACTACACAGATTGTGCTAATTTGAATACATCAGGCATGACAGATTATTATTCAAATCACAGAATTCCTTCAGGTATGTCCAAACAGAACGACCATTTGGATTGGATCTCAAAAAATCAGAACACTTGTTACCAAAGCACAGATCATTCTTTCGCACCTTCACAACAGATAAGCAATCCCCAAACATGGAGCAGCAATACCAGTAGCAACATCCCTGTTTCCCATTATGTCCATTCAGATGTCGCTCAGGCTGGCAGTATTGTGTTTAACATGTTGTCCTCCTCGGGACTGCAGGAGATCAGCAGGATAGAGGCGTCCTTCAACCAGCTAGAGGTGAACAGCAGGGAAGGCAGGGTTTGTCCtaatgtagcaataacaaacaCGGCAGCCAAAGAGGTCAAACCCCAGATATGCAAGTCCAGGTTACCAGTGAGGGTGCACAGAAGCAAACTATGCAGCCAAAGTCGAACAATAGTGAAAGACAAGGCACAAGAAAATGCTG comes from the Seriola aureovittata isolate HTS-2021-v1 ecotype China chromosome 21, ASM2101889v1, whole genome shotgun sequence genome and includes:
- the LOC130162078 gene encoding ankyrin-3-like isoform X23 — protein: MAHAASQLKKKADENLNAAEDEKEKKKARKRSREVKKKTDVNACYLRAARAGNLEKALDYLKNGVDINICNQNGLNALHLASKEGHVEVVAELIKQGANVDAATKKGNTALHIASLAGQSEVVKELVTHGANVNAQSQNGFTPLYMAAQENHLEVVQFLLDNGSSQSIATEDGFTPLAVALQQGHDQVVSLLLENDTKGKVRLPALHIAARKDDTKAAALLLQNDHNADVESKMMVNRTTESGFTPLHIAAHYGNINVATLLLNRGAAVDFKARNDITPLHVASKRGNSNMVRLLLERGAKIDARTKDGLTPLHCGARSGHEQVVEMLLDRGAPILSKTKNGLSPLHMATQGDHLNCVQLLLHHEVPVDDVTNDYLTALHVAAHCGHYKVAKVIVDKKANPNAKALNGFTPLHIACKKNRVKVMELLLKHGASIQAVTESGLTPIHVAAFMGHENIVHQLISHGASPNTSNVRGETALHMAARAGQSNVVRYLVQNGARVDAKAKDDQTPLHISSRLGKQDIVHQLLANGACPDATTNSGYTPLHLAAREGHRDIAAALLDQGASLGITTKKGFTPLHVAAKYGKIEVANLLLQKSAQADAAGKSGLTPLHVAAHYDNQKVALLLLNQGASPHAAAKNGYTPLHIAAKKNQMEITTTLLEYGASTNTVTRQGITPLHLAAQEGNVDIVTLLLARDAPVNMGNKSGLTPLHLAAQEDKVNVAEVLVNQGATIDPETKLGYTPLHVACHYGNVKMVNFLLKNQAKVNAKTKNGYTPLHQASQQGHTHIINLLLHHGASPNELTANGNSALSIARRLGYISVVDTLKVVTEETLTTQTVTEKHKMNVPETMNEVLDMSDDEVHKANVPEMITEEYFSDVEEEMDVGNICISYSCDDAMTGDTDKYLAPQDLRELGDDSLPQEGYMGFSVGARSQSLRSFSSDRSNTLNRSSFTRDSMMIEEMLAPNKEMHLAVAKDFDSESLRRYSWTADALDNVNLVSSPIHSGFSSPLPQYDSRFLVSFMVDARGGSMRGSRHNGMRIIIPPRKCTAPTRITCRLVKRHKLASPPPMVEGEGLASRLVEVGPAGAQFLGPVIVEIPHFGSMRGQERELILLRSDNGETWKEHLYDCKTDDLNQLLNGMDEELDSPEELERKRICRIITKDFPQYFAVVSRIRQETNQMGPEGGTLCSRSVPLVQASFPEGALTKKIKVGLQAQPVPDDTVKKILGNRATFSPIVTVEPRRRKFHKPITMTIPVPPLSGEGLTNGYKGDCTPCLRLLCSITGGTSPAQWEDITGTTPLTFVNDCVSFTTNVSARFWLADCHQIPETVALATQLYRELICVPYMAKFVVFAKMNDPVESRLRCFCMTDDKVDKTLEQQENFEEVARSKDIEVLEGRPIYVDCYGNLAPLAKAGQQLVLNFYAFKENRLPFCVKVRDPSQEACGRLTFLKECKTIKGLPQTAVCNLNITLPAVKKEMESDAEDETEKPERRHTFASLALRKRYSYLAEPALKTAVERSTAARTLPAGYPHKPVFPTRPYPPWSTAPITVPGQTRPGVGGSVASTDSPAGSPAASPLKSTWPLSSPSPACPATIKATLGAPPPVPTLSSPVKSISDIVSSSPIRSYRTMPSPIKTVVQQGQYPVQASASLVSSGSPCKPATDPASIKNLASAYTSRTSPLHSISNGPVPERSSAPITAPASPKTPYNMYNANLPFKTALGSTVVTDAVAPNLPSGKSISSLSSLKTSVDSTLSSRGGRTSLSSLSSTGQTTIASSELSMMNGSVSPVKYPSSSSTPSSPSSRLISERSSSLQERIQATTQAATSGVSAAINEAIDSYSVSGYGTLKTQSSSRRSATASSAYGSMRSVVASPSSAVSSNTVTVPVYSLVNVIPETPVKPGPGSLKMALPDSPRPSSSSSSSLSSCVTTSKINSQLKSPPFITPPIIHPTAASNQEILKDVADMKEDLIRMSAILQTDTQTAAKTVQTSNTGTPKETKLEDEEPFTLVEKVKEDLVKVSEILQKDIMSEGKAIAGKERPSEDEWEEFSKDEIEEAQRSTLTDYYPLFDENTLLLKHQSMSSKDLELAKVVDFLTNDFGANSLSKMTELKCKYEEATKREGEEKQKRVLKPSMSIQEHKLKMPPPVSGMLRSPSEKDLSKLAESYQGSETILESPEDLSHEQDKSPLSDSGFETRSEKTPSAPQSAESTGPKPLFTDSPIPPCVTETRTEVVHIRSYEQPDDPCEPLLMEEAASAPPSIEPDPASISSTKALQMKMPEEDSMMNKSVCLKEETHITTTTRMVYHKPQLTDGAEIREEGMSVSDIMKAFQSGRDPSKELAGLFEHKASQDSVKGDELTPRFLDRDIKSKPKVERIIEVHIEKGHSTTEPTEVIIRETKKHPELYVYKGDRGIRELTDYDEAQQEEEELTAEESLPSFLETSRVNTPVSQEEDSRPSSAQLMADDSYKALKLLSQHSIEYCDDELSEIRGESYRFAEKMLLSEKLDVSSMSHSDTEDSAMMTDKSRHLIHEENGSRGAESMSQQQGSPKREFVSKSSKDGSPKSGKFLHREEPSPFDKVTVLHYSTDQGSPKHAVWMRFTEDKHDRSRDKLLYEDRVDQTVKEAEEKLCEVSQFFRDKTEKLNDELQSPEKKPMRREVKEPRSWPSSACSSPEKTQQKSKAGEEVFSKSKLREPSVVKMFGSTPTTEKKSSSLPSSPQKSVLSHTSDDKIKQQTKTSESAPSSPAHVKSTSKVSAVRMKFESEAQKQSQSSPTKVPPPVQPKPSIKKLQESKLPVYQFFAGGKASKVSEASEDETFKKDVEQDKCDATDSSKPAVISTSKAPKHIGEKLPNKNIPEASLRRPISETENDKATAKGKDVHSSVTQEFKESNKVQKVQTSIVHDAVRLLEKESDAKKYQQITKSESASKEVIAELPKKDGEEPLNKNLRKKTESQIPIRTASSTLDNDLTKKQTIIKPSQIPTLSKSKIQMSLETTPAKTDENLTFEILDNAPKDSNSNNLPSPREMLENVINPPAATTTKENFKGIKTLPVYVGVQVGRQAEREAKGALYTVKQKSNSAISPISPDDDTLEQVSFIDSSGKSPLTPETPSSEEVSYDLTVRTPDGFMGFMPGKPSPILEVSEESEEDDQGKVFFSFKEALPERKTDIHATQADLANANKQETEMNDNLQELTNRFNQQVTTANGEYEEITGQEHQEVSKDKGIAYIEFPPPPPLDSASEISDPERKGSCASSETETEMMEVNLQEEHDRYLLTEPIIRIQPPSPVPPGEDDSQSNGDEGDDDESIFQPIPCKKFTFKVPEEEEEKKKDKEKATKSKKHDKNGNNKELNGGTNGSNGSYGSNGSNGSNGSNDKGEDYEYEQNGNDQSITDCSIATTAEFSHDTDATEIDSLDGYELQDEDDGLCEQADLRLFGLPDSRRDVWATDTFRSTDRSFPQTKLEVIEEEKTPEECQKDTFKKDTPSNGGKPDAVSKDGVTSQEQKPSDKEGFSDTYFSYKLEEEFNSPFKTVATKGLDFDPWSSKGGEEDIVDMGGTRGSNGEPKPFGLAVDEQSQATTPDTTPARTPTDDSTPTSEPNPFPFHEGKMFEMTRSGAIDMSKRDMVEERLQFFQIGPQSPCERTDLRMAIVADHLGLSWTELARELDFSVDEINFIRVENPNSLTAQSFMLLKKWVHRDGKNATTDALTAVLTKINRLDIVTLLEGPIFDYGNISGTRCFADDNAVFPDQSDGYHNIDLELQTPTELNYEPPTPLRSDDFFSEGDASLDSPSKTTLTRPSDLSLTQTTSTISSDPLTVAPAPGPCGSVPPIVGAEDTALTTGEKVEDKLVSYERPDNDRRAVEKSGTEELKAGPVVGLERNQKEDAVSDVAQGNGRREEEEEEEEEEEMTQERLQSLLEDIKLEGGLEDEEMTEERVNAILEQVRQAEKVMCSVPGWRGEMSDTIAESSLHGTQEGSPDSMEQPQAQADRQNGGQTDAAWEGKEKEAKKKGSQEDGSTAGPSRGREEGGDRSQHKVQGRVRAEESGSDEETTVTTRVYRRRVILKGEEAKNIPGESVTEEQFTDEDGNLVTRKVIRKVVRRVFNSEERRESESETVTEEGAGAGGVGGGVADAPSAGAAAAAAGGGGGGGGASGGKGKRRGKRSRQGHKAEKSGEEAQRGKNEPGDGANKKQGKRSQS